One window of Pectobacterium carotovorum genomic DNA carries:
- a CDS encoding site-specific integrase, with translation MSDKSMTWDEIVDEYFFSHNLRGATEISYRKVVNAFSRFIGESVLPTQITHRDVLKWRRNLLKERNLSTHTWNNKVAHMRAIFNFSIERNLIEQDKNPFNDTVVQKEKKKKKTLTREQLTAIYLLMQRIDAEEPHATWGQRCALYPAWYWLTVLDTLRYTGMRQNQLLHIRLQDINLDEGYIELRLEGSKTHREWRVPAVRQLRARLASLLARAKLAGAEPSDILFDVTRFMKSRRHKDEYQYDEKRAQQTIRSFFNRLSRDCGFLVSAHRFRHTLATELMKAPERNLLLVKDLLGHRNVSTTMEYVELNMEIVGRTLEKELALHTDIYAQPVLHDLTVM, from the coding sequence ATGTCAGATAAGTCAATGACCTGGGACGAAATCGTTGATGAGTATTTTTTTTCACATAATTTACGTGGGGCGACAGAAATTAGTTATCGGAAGGTAGTGAATGCCTTTAGTCGATTTATTGGTGAGTCAGTTTTACCTACCCAAATAACACACCGGGATGTGTTGAAATGGCGTAGAAATCTATTAAAAGAACGAAACTTATCGACGCATACATGGAATAACAAAGTGGCACATATGCGGGCAATATTTAATTTCTCGATAGAGCGAAATTTAATAGAGCAGGACAAAAACCCCTTTAACGATACGGTTGTTCAAAAAGAAAAAAAGAAGAAGAAGACGCTGACGCGTGAACAACTCACCGCTATTTATCTACTCATGCAGCGAATAGACGCGGAAGAGCCTCATGCAACCTGGGGGCAGCGATGCGCACTTTATCCAGCCTGGTACTGGCTCACGGTACTCGATACGCTCCGCTACACAGGGATGAGGCAGAATCAATTGCTGCATATTCGGCTGCAGGATATCAATCTTGATGAGGGATACATTGAGCTGCGTCTGGAGGGCAGCAAAACGCATCGAGAATGGCGTGTTCCTGCTGTTCGCCAGCTGCGTGCGAGGTTGGCATCACTACTGGCGCGAGCAAAACTGGCTGGGGCTGAACCCTCCGATATTTTGTTTGATGTCACCCGCTTTATGAAATCTCGCCGGCATAAAGATGAATATCAGTACGATGAAAAGAGAGCACAGCAAACCATCCGATCTTTTTTCAACAGATTATCCCGGGATTGTGGGTTTCTGGTGTCAGCACATCGTTTCCGTCATACGTTAGCGACGGAGTTGATGAAAGCGCCGGAGCGTAATCTGCTGCTGGTCAAGGATCTACTGGGACATCGGAATGTGAGCACAACAATGGAATATGTCGAACTGAATATGGAGATCGTGGGGCGGACGCTGGAAAAAGAGCTGGCGTTACATACGGATATTTATGCACAACCCGTTTTACATGACTTGACAGTAATGTAA
- a CDS encoding TraI domain-containing protein — protein sequence MFNRIKRFIVGTDNVPRSEAISPESACPPRYHIPLPIDALIASPKRQNFLQQLNDNHALPAAFYRQCYLTPLFSLLSRVQNLPASKEGGWAYAGAFGDLTVQFAAYAVRLAKGRTLPPGIPPEEQAAQGLLWNAVVFWSALFYHLPLLCEWEGELDGGECWMPGFTIPGRPFRFRHCIDKLPPSYAQGRVSLLAGQLLPLSVLPWLSGIPDAFDCLAQRMQGRPATIALIDELLQSAAEKCGAPPLTGMLPPAPLASAETAILPPEPLVASALTSALPGSSSAVAVNGHVSPSLPAPEATLQKDDPLLQPELVSVLDSEVPEGSASVAEKQPMTGQAPEPTQNDTQALLSLFSGIGESPVPGVEEAPAIDIPVPSEINSQKENEIAPLTGTETSAISPSENNENTREDNNKGAIFLEWLSAGLIDGKIRINEEGARAHIVAGFVFVCVPEIFYQFQKECGNKGKRNALQSSFERLGVHRVADGKRFLQARIYSTPSGTGSYQNINGYLVKASSLYRGNRIPDESTLLILP from the coding sequence ATGTTCAATCGAATAAAACGTTTTATTGTTGGGACGGATAATGTTCCCCGAAGTGAAGCCATTTCGCCTGAATCAGCCTGCCCACCTAGATATCATATCCCTCTTCCCATTGATGCGTTAATTGCGTCTCCAAAGCGGCAAAATTTTCTCCAGCAGCTCAACGACAATCATGCGTTGCCGGCGGCATTCTATCGCCAATGTTATCTGACCCCCTTATTTTCATTACTCAGTCGTGTTCAGAACCTGCCGGCGTCGAAAGAGGGGGGCTGGGCGTATGCTGGCGCGTTTGGTGATTTGACTGTGCAGTTCGCTGCGTATGCTGTCAGGTTAGCCAAGGGGAGAACCTTGCCGCCGGGTATCCCGCCAGAGGAACAAGCGGCGCAGGGATTGCTCTGGAATGCGGTGGTCTTCTGGTCGGCCTTGTTTTATCACTTACCCTTGCTTTGTGAGTGGGAAGGGGAGCTGGATGGTGGGGAATGCTGGATGCCAGGATTTACTATTCCGGGGAGGCCATTTCGCTTTCGACATTGTATCGATAAATTGCCTCCATCCTATGCGCAGGGGAGAGTATCGTTGCTGGCCGGTCAGTTACTGCCATTATCTGTACTTCCCTGGTTATCGGGCATTCCTGATGCGTTCGATTGCCTTGCTCAACGTATGCAGGGGAGACCCGCAACGATCGCGCTGATTGATGAACTGTTACAGTCGGCCGCTGAAAAATGTGGTGCGCCGCCGCTAACCGGTATGCTGCCACCGGCACCGCTGGCGAGCGCTGAGACAGCGATTTTGCCACCGGAGCCTTTAGTCGCTTCAGCTCTGACATCAGCACTGCCTGGTAGTAGTTCAGCCGTTGCTGTGAACGGTCATGTGTCACCTTCGCTTCCAGCCCCTGAAGCCACACTGCAGAAAGATGATCCATTACTCCAGCCTGAGCTGGTTTCGGTGCTGGATTCAGAGGTACCAGAGGGTTCAGCCTCAGTTGCTGAAAAACAACCCATGACAGGTCAGGCTCCGGAACCGACTCAGAATGATACTCAGGCGCTTCTGAGTCTTTTTTCTGGCATAGGGGAGTCGCCAGTGCCGGGAGTTGAAGAGGCTCCCGCTATAGATATCCCTGTCCCGAGTGAAATAAATAGCCAAAAGGAGAATGAAATTGCTCCGCTGACTGGGACTGAAACATCCGCTATTTCTCCGTCAGAAAATAACGAAAACACTCGAGAAGATAATAATAAAGGCGCGATATTCCTGGAGTGGTTATCAGCAGGTCTAATTGACGGGAAAATAAGAATAAATGAAGAAGGCGCACGTGCTCACATTGTTGCCGGGTTCGTCTTCGTGTGTGTGCCTGAGATATTCTATCAGTTTCAGAAGGAGTGTGGAAATAAAGGGAAGCGTAATGCATTACAGTCATCGTTTGAGCGCCTGGGTGTCCACCGTGTTGCTGATGGCAAGCGCTTCCTGCAGGCCAGAATATACAGCACTCCATCCGGAACTGGTTCGTATCAAAACATTAACGGTTATCTGGTTAAAGCGTCATCACTTTACCGAGGGAATCGTATTCCTGACGAGAGCACATTATTGATTCTGCCTTGA